In one Paraburkholderia azotifigens genomic region, the following are encoded:
- a CDS encoding universal stress protein — MYKQILIALDGSKTSERVLNEAVKMARLTGGKVQAVYVVDKTPLFSYAGYYDPIALVDALRKDGRTTLQNAETTCRQAGVVCDAELVETERLNEDVATTLQHCAERLGADLVILGTHGRRGVRRIVLGSVAERFVRFAQCPVLLVRGTEPEQGGQG; from the coding sequence ATGTACAAGCAGATTCTGATTGCACTGGACGGTAGCAAGACATCGGAGAGGGTGCTGAACGAGGCGGTGAAGATGGCCCGCCTGACAGGTGGAAAAGTTCAGGCCGTGTACGTGGTCGACAAGACGCCGCTCTTCAGCTACGCGGGATACTACGATCCCATCGCGCTCGTCGATGCGCTGCGCAAGGATGGCCGTACCACTCTGCAGAACGCGGAAACAACCTGCCGTCAGGCCGGTGTCGTTTGCGATGCTGAACTTGTCGAGACCGAACGTCTGAACGAGGACGTGGCGACGACGCTTCAACATTGCGCCGAGCGGCTGGGTGCGGATCTCGTGATCCTCGGCACGCACGGCCGGCGAGGCGTGCGCCGCATCGTGCTTGGCAGCGTGGCCGAGCGCTTCGTCCGGTTTGCGCAGTGCCCGGTGCTGCTCGTGCGTGGCACCGAACCGGAACAGGGCGGACAGGGCTAG
- a CDS encoding HlyD family secretion protein — translation MKQRLLFVLAFVGFIASIVAAWVYGIQQPPQPPVFDPASNPYAHGVYATGIVESDQPAGANINIYPDVSGAVTRLLVHDGDSVRRGDVLLVIDDAVQRATVAQLEAQADAAQSVLDELRAQPRPETLDVASAQVGAASASLKMAQDQFDKQKHAYEIDPKAVSRDTLDNAANGVAVARANLDVVTRQYRLTRAGAWTYDVRNQERQVESLRKAVAAADAQLERYTLRAPADGVVLSVNAASGSYLSPQGVYDTYAQGSAPVLVLGTPSNRLAVRCYVDEILISRLPDLHGLKARMFIRGTSVQADLQFMRVQPYVTPKIQLTDQRRERVDVRVLPVLFRVVTQQPARLFPGQIVDVYIAAS, via the coding sequence ATGAAACAGCGGCTCCTGTTCGTGCTCGCCTTCGTGGGTTTCATCGCGAGCATCGTGGCCGCGTGGGTCTACGGCATCCAGCAACCGCCCCAGCCACCCGTCTTCGATCCCGCGTCGAACCCTTATGCCCACGGGGTGTACGCGACGGGCATCGTGGAAAGCGATCAGCCCGCCGGGGCGAACATCAACATCTACCCGGATGTGTCCGGCGCGGTGACCAGACTGCTGGTGCACGACGGCGACAGCGTTCGCCGTGGCGACGTGTTGCTGGTCATCGACGACGCCGTGCAGCGGGCGACCGTCGCGCAGCTCGAAGCACAGGCAGACGCCGCGCAATCGGTACTCGACGAACTGCGCGCCCAGCCGCGTCCTGAAACCCTGGATGTGGCAAGCGCGCAGGTCGGCGCCGCGTCGGCCAGCCTCAAGATGGCGCAGGATCAGTTCGACAAGCAGAAGCATGCGTACGAGATCGACCCGAAGGCTGTCAGCCGCGATACGCTCGACAATGCCGCGAACGGGGTTGCCGTTGCGCGTGCAAACCTGGACGTGGTTACGCGGCAATACCGGTTGACTCGTGCGGGCGCGTGGACATACGACGTGCGCAACCAGGAACGCCAGGTCGAGTCGCTGCGCAAGGCGGTCGCGGCTGCTGATGCACAGCTCGAGCGATACACGCTGCGTGCGCCTGCCGACGGCGTGGTGCTGTCGGTGAATGCAGCGTCGGGGTCTTATCTGTCGCCGCAGGGCGTGTACGACACGTATGCACAGGGCAGCGCGCCCGTGCTGGTTCTCGGCACGCCGTCGAACCGCCTGGCCGTGCGCTGCTACGTCGACGAAATTCTGATCAGCCGGTTGCCGGATCTGCATGGGCTGAAGGCACGCATGTTCATTCGCGGCACGTCAGTGCAGGCGGATCTGCAATTCATGCGTGTCCAGCCGTATGTGACGCCGAAGATCCAGTTGACGGACCAGCGTAGGGAGCGTGTCGACGTGCGCGTGTTGCCTGTGCTTTTCCGGGTCGTCACACAGCAGCCGGCCCGTCTGTTTCCAGGGCAGATCGTCGATGTATACATTGCCGCCAGTTGA
- a CDS encoding F0F1 ATP synthase subunit alpha, which translates to MDYSTAMDASDDTRDGWLACKRSALAAIELETRAIAMGRVERIADGIAFVSGLPDVALDELVDIESGVTGYVHSLDVDVASVIMLDSSQSVRAGMRVTPRHTVLDVPVGDALLGRVVDPLGRPLDGGDAIRGESRLPVERPAPAIVDRDFVSEPLETGVLIVDALFAIGRGQRELIIGDRATGKTSLAIETIVNQRHSDVICVYVAIGQRSTAVQRAVDAIRQYGAPERCVFVVASSASPPGLQWIAPFAGFSIAEFFRDRGQHALVVVDDLTKHAATHRELALLTREPPGREAYPGDIFYLHARLLERAARLSADLGGGSLTALPIAETDAGNLAAYIPTNLISITDGQIVLDAGLFAANQRPAVDVGLSVSRVGGKAQHPALRDVAGRLRLDYAQFLELEVFSRFGGLADARVVAQVERGKRIRALFAQPRFSALKGIEQVGLLSALADGLFDDVPIEAIATARRRLVTSGAVHCLTGDTQDAQALSVPLDDALRQRLIDVVREFIKQPSPATTDAATSREHADDQPAQ; encoded by the coding sequence ATGGATTATTCGACGGCGATGGACGCGTCTGACGACACGCGCGACGGATGGCTGGCCTGCAAACGCAGCGCACTCGCGGCTATCGAACTCGAGACACGCGCGATCGCGATGGGCCGCGTCGAGCGTATCGCCGACGGCATCGCCTTCGTGTCGGGGCTACCCGACGTCGCGCTGGACGAACTCGTCGATATCGAAAGCGGCGTGACGGGTTACGTGCATTCGCTCGATGTCGACGTCGCGAGTGTCATCATGCTGGATAGCAGCCAGTCCGTTCGGGCGGGCATGCGCGTGACACCTCGCCATACCGTGCTCGACGTGCCCGTCGGCGACGCGCTGCTTGGGCGCGTGGTCGATCCACTCGGACGGCCGCTCGACGGCGGCGACGCGATCAGGGGGGAGAGCCGCCTGCCCGTCGAACGTCCGGCGCCTGCTATCGTCGATCGCGATTTCGTCAGTGAACCGCTCGAAACGGGGGTGCTGATCGTCGATGCGCTGTTTGCAATCGGCCGCGGGCAGCGCGAGTTGATCATCGGCGACCGGGCCACCGGCAAGACGTCGCTCGCGATCGAGACGATCGTCAATCAACGGCATAGCGACGTGATCTGCGTCTATGTGGCCATCGGTCAACGGTCGACGGCGGTTCAGCGAGCGGTCGATGCGATACGGCAATACGGGGCACCCGAGCGCTGCGTCTTCGTGGTGGCGTCGTCGGCCTCGCCGCCCGGATTGCAATGGATCGCGCCGTTTGCCGGATTCTCGATAGCCGAGTTCTTTCGGGACCGTGGGCAGCACGCGCTGGTCGTCGTCGACGACCTGACCAAACACGCGGCCACGCATCGCGAACTCGCGCTGCTGACACGCGAGCCCCCGGGGCGCGAGGCGTATCCGGGCGATATCTTCTATCTGCATGCGCGTCTGCTCGAACGCGCGGCGCGGCTCTCCGCCGATCTGGGAGGCGGCTCGCTGACGGCCTTGCCGATTGCCGAAACCGACGCCGGCAATCTGGCCGCCTACATCCCCACGAACCTGATTTCAATCACGGATGGCCAGATCGTGCTCGATGCAGGCCTGTTCGCGGCCAATCAGCGTCCCGCCGTCGACGTCGGCCTGAGCGTCAGCCGCGTGGGCGGAAAGGCTCAGCATCCCGCGTTGCGCGATGTGGCGGGCCGCTTGCGGCTCGACTACGCGCAGTTTCTCGAACTGGAGGTGTTCAGCCGATTCGGCGGGCTCGCCGACGCCCGCGTGGTCGCACAGGTCGAGCGGGGCAAACGCATCCGCGCACTCTTCGCACAGCCGCGCTTTAGCGCGTTAAAGGGCATCGAACAGGTCGGCCTGCTCTCTGCGCTGGCAGATGGTCTGTTCGATGACGTGCCCATCGAAGCGATCGCGACGGCGCGGCGCCGGCTCGTTACATCGGGCGCGGTGCACTGCCTGACAGGCGACACACAGGACGCACAAGCGCTCTCAGTGCCGCTCGACGACGCGCTGCGTCAGCGTCTGATCGATGTCGTGCGCGAATTCATCAAACAGCCGAGCCCGGCAACGACGGACGCCGCCACCTCGCGGGAGCATGCAGATGACCAGCCGGCTCAGTGA
- a CDS encoding F0F1 ATP synthase subunit epsilon yields the protein MTDDSLSLTIATPARVVVDGLAIVSLRAEDASGGFGIHVGHVDMVTLLGASVVRWATPDGTAHFCAVDGGVLIVSNGATVSIACREAVLGESLQGLEAQVHGTRETQLDAMRRARVEQTRLHARAVRQMLRYLRPQAARGVPQ from the coding sequence ATGACGGACGACTCGCTCAGCCTGACCATCGCAACGCCCGCGCGCGTGGTCGTCGACGGATTGGCGATCGTCTCGTTGCGCGCGGAAGACGCGAGCGGCGGGTTCGGCATTCACGTCGGACATGTGGATATGGTGACGCTTCTCGGCGCGTCTGTCGTGCGGTGGGCGACGCCGGACGGCACCGCGCATTTTTGCGCCGTGGACGGCGGCGTGCTGATCGTGTCGAACGGCGCGACCGTGTCGATCGCATGCAGGGAAGCCGTGCTGGGCGAATCGTTGCAAGGGCTGGAGGCGCAAGTGCACGGCACGCGTGAAACGCAACTCGATGCGATGCGGCGCGCGCGTGTCGAGCAGACGCGCCTTCATGCTCGTGCTGTGCGACAGATGTTGCGTTACCTGCGTCCACAGGCGGCGCGTGGAGTGCCCCAATGA
- a CDS encoding ABC transporter permease, translating into MKGILRLAFKLLVNDSAKFTALIVGITFAVFLMIEMTSLFAGILNKSSSTVINIGAKMWVMDPAVQTIASSIGMPDYVLDAVRSIDGVNYAVPLYSGVALVRLRDGAYQAVTVIGLDDASLFGWPKMKAGRIEDIYAENGFIAIDDAEFIKLHNPRLGTDFELNDHRGVVVGIATVTSSGLFGTPTLYTTYKRAVEYIPTTRYTTSYILVEPKSAADVAHIKQVVASLGYVAYTKKEFMQRISHFYKYETGLGTNILLMTAISFIVGLSISGQTFYTFILENLEKFGALKAIGAKGHELVAMILFQATFTALTGYGLGAGLCAASISLVRLRVPDYAAMITFGNLALAFAMVVVIAASSSYLGVRRVLRIEPFDIFRG; encoded by the coding sequence ATGAAAGGCATCCTCAGGCTCGCGTTCAAGCTGCTCGTCAACGATAGCGCCAAGTTCACGGCGCTGATCGTCGGCATCACGTTCGCCGTGTTCCTGATGATTGAAATGACCTCGCTGTTCGCGGGCATCCTCAACAAGTCGTCGTCTACGGTGATCAACATCGGCGCAAAGATGTGGGTGATGGACCCCGCCGTACAGACGATTGCGAGCAGCATCGGCATGCCGGACTACGTGCTCGACGCCGTACGCAGCATCGATGGCGTCAACTATGCCGTGCCGCTTTATTCAGGGGTCGCGCTGGTGCGTTTGCGCGACGGCGCGTACCAGGCCGTCACGGTGATCGGGCTGGACGACGCCAGTCTGTTCGGCTGGCCGAAGATGAAGGCAGGCCGGATCGAAGACATCTACGCGGAGAATGGTTTTATCGCCATCGACGACGCGGAATTCATCAAGCTGCACAACCCCAGGCTCGGCACGGACTTCGAACTCAACGACCATCGCGGCGTTGTAGTCGGCATCGCGACCGTGACGAGCAGCGGCCTGTTCGGAACGCCGACGCTCTATACGACCTACAAGCGGGCGGTCGAATACATTCCGACGACGCGCTACACCACGTCCTATATTCTCGTCGAGCCCAAGTCGGCGGCGGACGTCGCGCATATCAAGCAGGTTGTCGCTTCGCTCGGGTACGTAGCCTATACGAAGAAAGAGTTCATGCAACGCATCTCGCACTTCTACAAGTATGAAACGGGGCTGGGCACGAACATTCTGTTGATGACGGCAATCAGTTTCATTGTCGGCCTGTCGATATCAGGACAGACCTTTTACACGTTCATCCTCGAAAACCTGGAGAAGTTCGGCGCGCTGAAGGCCATTGGTGCGAAGGGCCACGAGCTCGTCGCGATGATCCTGTTTCAGGCAACGTTTACCGCGTTGACGGGCTACGGACTCGGCGCGGGGCTGTGCGCGGCGTCGATCAGTCTCGTCCGTCTGCGTGTGCCTGACTACGCGGCGATGATTACCTTCGGCAATCTCGCGCTCGCATTCGCGATGGTCGTGGTAATCGCAGCCTCGTCGAGCTACCTCGGCGTGCGCCGCGTGCTGCGCATCGAACCGTTCGATATTTTCCGGGGCTAG
- a CDS encoding F0F1 ATP synthase subunit gamma: MTSRLSEIEGRMTTARQLDDVIGAMRGIAAAREREAQARLAGIRSVAATVGEAIGMVLAASAHRDTRDIPPEHSLTPVLIVLCTEQGFVGGFNERLLERVESWPSRGAATLFVVGTRGAALADERGLAYDWSVPMASHAEDVMRVAGRISDAVFSRFEAHPASEIWLIHALRVEGAQVAVVTRRLVPFDFERFKTTSRVRPPLLPLPIDSMLAGLAERYVHVELCEGLMLSFAAENAARMTAMLAASDHVGDTLKALTREARIVRQDEITTEIAELAVAAPASEFVAGKEAS; this comes from the coding sequence ATGACCAGCCGGCTCAGTGAGATCGAAGGCAGGATGACGACGGCACGTCAACTGGATGACGTGATCGGCGCGATGCGCGGGATCGCGGCGGCGCGCGAGCGTGAGGCGCAGGCGCGGCTTGCGGGGATACGTTCCGTCGCGGCGACGGTTGGCGAAGCGATTGGCATGGTGCTCGCGGCATCGGCCCATCGGGACACGCGCGACATTCCGCCGGAGCACAGCCTGACTCCCGTGCTGATCGTACTTTGCACGGAGCAGGGCTTCGTCGGCGGATTCAACGAACGGCTGCTGGAGCGCGTCGAAAGCTGGCCGTCGCGTGGCGCGGCTACGCTGTTCGTGGTCGGCACGCGTGGCGCGGCATTGGCGGACGAACGAGGCCTCGCATACGACTGGTCCGTGCCGATGGCCAGCCATGCCGAAGACGTGATGCGTGTGGCCGGGCGCATCAGCGATGCGGTGTTCTCGCGTTTCGAAGCGCATCCCGCATCGGAAATATGGCTGATACACGCATTACGGGTGGAAGGCGCACAGGTGGCCGTCGTGACGCGGCGGCTCGTGCCGTTCGATTTCGAGCGCTTCAAGACTACGTCACGCGTGCGGCCGCCGTTGCTTCCGCTACCGATAGACAGCATGTTGGCCGGGCTCGCCGAGCGTTATGTCCATGTCGAGCTATGCGAAGGCCTCATGTTGTCTTTTGCTGCTGAGAACGCGGCTCGTATGACGGCGATGCTCGCAGCGAGCGATCACGTCGGCGACACATTGAAAGCGCTCACGCGCGAGGCCCGCATCGTCCGCCAGGACGAGATCACCACCGAAATCGCCGAACTTGCCGTCGCGGCGCCAGCGTCGGAATTCGTGGCCGGGAAGGAGGCATCTTGA
- a CDS encoding F0F1 ATP synthase subunit B codes for MKIDWSTLALQTVNVLILVWLLQRYLFRPVARIIAERQSAAQALIADAEAVRLAVRKELDAMTADRAQLAARRAEALAQIERDADQQRAALLAAAHEEADRLRAEAVAEIELDRAALAHEASARAVELAVDVARKLLERVPDSMRVEPFIEGLVNGVNGLSPTARQALLADASLQLTVPRALTAHEQHTCEAALSAALGHAVAWRAQIDGTLVAGLELAGRHGIVRNSWRDQLEQVRNGLFDGDGRV; via the coding sequence ATGAAGATCGACTGGTCGACGCTGGCGCTGCAGACAGTCAATGTGCTGATCCTGGTGTGGCTTCTGCAGCGTTACCTGTTCCGCCCCGTCGCGAGAATCATCGCGGAGCGCCAGTCCGCGGCGCAGGCGCTCATTGCCGACGCGGAAGCCGTCAGGCTCGCTGTCCGCAAGGAGCTCGACGCGATGACGGCCGACCGTGCGCAACTTGCCGCGCGACGAGCCGAAGCCCTTGCGCAGATCGAACGCGACGCGGACCAGCAGCGGGCCGCACTTCTCGCGGCAGCGCATGAAGAAGCCGACAGGCTGCGCGCCGAGGCCGTCGCGGAGATCGAGCTCGATCGAGCAGCGCTCGCCCACGAGGCGTCGGCGCGAGCGGTCGAACTGGCTGTCGACGTCGCACGCAAGCTGCTCGAACGCGTGCCCGATTCGATGCGGGTGGAGCCGTTTATCGAGGGGCTCGTGAACGGCGTCAACGGACTTTCTCCAACGGCGCGACAGGCGCTGTTGGCGGACGCTTCACTGCAATTGACAGTTCCGCGCGCACTGACGGCCCACGAGCAGCACACATGCGAAGCCGCGCTTTCCGCGGCGCTCGGGCACGCTGTTGCATGGCGCGCGCAGATCGATGGCACGCTGGTTGCGGGACTCGAGCTGGCCGGACGTCATGGCATCGTGCGCAATAGCTGGCGCGATCAACTGGAGCAGGTTCGCAATGGATTATTCGACGGCGATGGACGCGTCTGA
- a CDS encoding F0F1 ATP synthase subunit C has product MNLIEIISIAAAALAVAFGAIGPALAEGRAVAAAMDAIARQPDAAGTLSRTLFVGLAMIETMAIYCLVIALLLLFANPFVK; this is encoded by the coding sequence ATGAACCTGATTGAAATCATCAGCATTGCCGCAGCCGCGCTCGCGGTGGCGTTCGGCGCGATCGGTCCGGCGCTTGCCGAAGGCCGCGCGGTGGCGGCTGCCATGGACGCTATCGCGCGGCAGCCGGATGCGGCGGGCACGTTGTCCCGCACGCTGTTCGTGGGCCTCGCGATGATCGAGACAATGGCGATCTATTGCCTCGTGATCGCGTTGCTGCTGCTGTTCGCCAATCCTTTCGTGAAGTGA
- a CDS encoding phasin family protein, whose amino-acid sequence MNTLPSEPFAADTMQAVALANTEALTKWIALCEEAWMRAATVRNPLEYAAIGSLMLPACASQAMLYCKRIADIAAGAQTAASQPLTAVQTGKPAADIGLSMNAPSRPAVTASPDVTHAPTPTGGAVKQSPKQSIPVPPLRGE is encoded by the coding sequence ATGAACACCCTTCCCTCCGAACCCTTCGCCGCCGATACGATGCAGGCTGTCGCGCTGGCAAACACCGAAGCATTGACGAAATGGATTGCCCTCTGCGAGGAAGCGTGGATGCGCGCCGCGACAGTCCGCAATCCGCTCGAATATGCCGCGATCGGCAGCTTGATGCTGCCTGCCTGCGCATCGCAGGCGATGCTGTATTGCAAGCGCATCGCCGACATCGCTGCGGGCGCGCAGACGGCGGCGAGCCAGCCGCTTACGGCCGTGCAGACCGGAAAGCCTGCAGCTGACATCGGACTGTCGATGAACGCGCCATCGCGCCCCGCCGTGACCGCTTCTCCCGACGTTACGCATGCGCCGACGCCCACCGGGGGCGCAGTCAAACAATCGCCAAAACAATCGATACCCGTCCCGCCTCTTCGCGGCGAGTGA
- a CDS encoding ABC transporter ATP-binding protein, which produces MAAIAIDASGLNKWFGEGDARTQALSNVAMQARFGEMLLIVGPSGSGKTTLLSVISGILRPDSGAVSIDGVDLWQQGDDAIADFRLKRIGFVFQDYHLFPRLTTVENVAIPLILRRRDWDQSISEAMTWLDVVGLRNRAALPPMKLSGGEQQRVAIARAIVSQPDILILDEPTASLDGDTGRSIIDFVKHKVLNDHRCIVIVTHDSRIFDYADRVMHMEDGKLKTIDAGGGQ; this is translated from the coding sequence GTGGCCGCCATTGCCATCGACGCGAGCGGGCTGAACAAGTGGTTCGGCGAGGGCGACGCGCGCACGCAGGCGCTGTCGAACGTGGCGATGCAGGCCCGCTTTGGCGAAATGCTGCTGATAGTCGGCCCGTCGGGAAGCGGCAAGACCACCTTGCTGAGCGTGATCTCGGGCATTCTGCGGCCGGATTCAGGCGCGGTGTCGATCGACGGCGTCGATCTCTGGCAACAGGGCGACGACGCGATCGCGGACTTTCGTCTCAAGCGTATCGGCTTCGTGTTTCAGGACTATCACCTGTTTCCACGTCTTACCACGGTGGAGAACGTAGCCATTCCGTTGATCCTCAGACGTCGCGACTGGGATCAATCGATCAGCGAGGCGATGACGTGGCTCGATGTGGTCGGGCTGCGCAACCGTGCCGCGCTGCCACCGATGAAACTCTCGGGCGGCGAGCAGCAGCGTGTGGCGATTGCGCGCGCGATCGTCAGTCAGCCCGATATCCTGATCCTCGATGAGCCGACGGCGTCGCTCGATGGCGATACCGGCCGTTCGATCATCGATTTCGTGAAGCACAAGGTGCTCAACGACCACCGCTGTATCGTCATTGTCACGCACGACAGCCGGATATTCGATTACGCCGATCGCGTCATGCACATGGAGGACGGCAAGCTCAAGACCATCGACGCGGGAGGCGGGCAATGA
- a CDS encoding ATP synthase subunit I: protein MTNTVFAHLPTALALFVAGLAVGLLAGAAHFASLRWNASLFIAGRPVGALLLQLSRFALTAAVFVLLAKAATLALLGGMGGFMWTRSIALRLGRAGS from the coding sequence GTGACTAATACCGTTTTCGCTCACCTGCCCACTGCACTGGCCTTGTTCGTCGCCGGCCTTGCGGTCGGCCTGCTCGCGGGTGCGGCGCACTTCGCTTCGCTCCGCTGGAATGCCTCGCTGTTCATTGCCGGGCGTCCCGTCGGCGCACTGCTGCTGCAACTGTCGCGTTTCGCGTTGACGGCGGCCGTGTTCGTCCTGCTGGCGAAGGCGGCCACGCTGGCTCTGCTCGGCGGGATGGGCGGTTTCATGTGGACGCGCAGCATCGCGCTGCGGCTCGGGCGAGCCGGATCATGA
- a CDS encoding potassium channel family protein translates to MANSLGFFTIGGVDSHDNPRAVRAWRHIRWYLCACSLLAIPAFYGELTATTDAALFVARALYLCMFAAFALSILRLLYLSKKRKALLLHNRLDVLITAGAALSATWGAPPWQTAEWVLRLLFVSLVAVRIVLSLHEFFTPNRIVWLLGAGAAVLALAGAGFMWLEPRVHSYADGLWLAFESSATVGYGDIAPTTPASRVFAVFVVLLGYGMLSLVFASIAAAFIGKEERALRREMHRDIKHLNDEIARLHGEFRALRDALGNPAVSTAQSPRQDEREPR, encoded by the coding sequence ATGGCCAATAGCCTCGGTTTCTTCACGATCGGCGGTGTGGATTCGCACGATAATCCACGAGCGGTGCGCGCGTGGCGTCACATCCGCTGGTACTTGTGCGCATGCAGTTTGCTCGCCATCCCGGCTTTCTACGGCGAACTCACCGCGACTACCGATGCCGCGCTCTTCGTCGCCCGCGCGCTGTATCTGTGCATGTTCGCGGCTTTCGCGCTCTCGATCCTTCGTTTGCTTTATCTCAGCAAGAAGCGCAAAGCGCTGCTTTTGCACAATCGCCTCGATGTTCTGATCACGGCCGGCGCAGCGTTGAGTGCGACGTGGGGCGCGCCGCCGTGGCAAACGGCCGAATGGGTGCTCCGGCTATTGTTCGTGAGCCTCGTCGCGGTGCGCATCGTATTGTCCCTGCACGAGTTCTTCACGCCGAACCGGATCGTCTGGTTGCTGGGCGCGGGTGCCGCCGTGCTCGCCCTGGCCGGTGCCGGTTTCATGTGGCTCGAGCCCAGAGTCCACTCCTACGCCGATGGCTTGTGGCTTGCATTCGAGAGCAGCGCGACGGTTGGCTATGGCGATATCGCCCCGACTACGCCCGCCTCACGCGTGTTCGCTGTATTCGTTGTTCTGCTTGGGTACGGCATGCTGTCGCTGGTCTTTGCCAGTATTGCTGCCGCCTTCATCGGAAAAGAGGAGCGCGCGCTGCGGCGCGAAATGCACCGGGACATCAAGCATCTGAACGATGAAATCGCCCGGCTGCACGGTGAGTTTCGTGCGCTGCGGGACGCGCTGGGGAACCCGGCTGTCTCAACCGCTCAGTCGCCGCGGCAAGACGAGCGCGAACCGCGATAA
- a CDS encoding F0F1 ATP synthase subunit A — MMHSPLTTEPLLHIGPLAISAPVIVTWALMACLATGAALLTRKLSVAPSRMQTVLELLVETVDTQIRDTMQTDPAPYRSLIGTLFLFVLVANWSSLVPGVEPPTAHLETDAALALLVLLATVAYGVRSRGVRGYMATFAEPTWVMIPLNIVEQLTRTFSLVVRLFGNVMSGVFVVGIVLSLAGLLVPIPLMALDLLTGAVQAYIFAVLAMVFIGAAVGEKPHPANDNQKEHA; from the coding sequence ATGATGCATTCGCCTCTGACCACGGAGCCGTTGCTGCACATCGGTCCTCTCGCGATAAGCGCGCCCGTGATCGTTACGTGGGCGCTCATGGCGTGCCTCGCGACGGGCGCTGCACTGCTCACCCGCAAGCTGTCGGTCGCGCCTTCAAGAATGCAGACAGTGCTCGAACTGCTCGTCGAAACCGTCGATACCCAGATACGCGACACGATGCAAACCGATCCGGCGCCGTATCGCTCGCTGATCGGCACGCTCTTTCTGTTCGTGCTGGTTGCGAACTGGTCGTCGCTCGTGCCCGGCGTCGAGCCACCCACGGCGCATCTGGAAACGGACGCCGCGCTCGCTTTGCTCGTGCTTCTCGCGACCGTGGCGTACGGCGTGCGCTCGCGCGGCGTGCGCGGATATATGGCCACCTTCGCCGAGCCGACGTGGGTGATGATCCCGTTGAATATCGTCGAGCAGCTTACGCGAACCTTTTCGCTGGTCGTACGCCTGTTCGGCAATGTGATGAGCGGTGTGTTTGTCGTGGGCATCGTGTTGTCGCTGGCGGGCCTGCTCGTGCCGATCCCGCTGATGGCGCTCGATCTGCTGACGGGGGCCGTGCAGGCCTACATCTTCGCCGTGCTCGCGATGGTCTTCATCGGCGCGGCAGTCGGCGAAAAGCCGCATCCCGCCAACGACAACCAGAAGGAACACGCATGA
- a CDS encoding AtpZ/AtpI family protein: MTSQRKRDAPADDRVAKAARRASDRDAMGREDREPSLAARLGQIGILGWTIVLPTLVCLALGRWLDRLMGTRVFFSAPFLMIGAAIGFWSAWKWMHRQQRRDRD, encoded by the coding sequence ATGACAAGCCAGCGCAAGCGCGATGCCCCGGCGGACGATCGCGTCGCGAAAGCGGCACGGCGCGCTTCGGATCGCGACGCAATGGGACGCGAAGACCGGGAGCCGTCGCTGGCCGCACGGCTTGGGCAGATCGGCATTCTCGGCTGGACGATCGTTTTGCCGACGCTCGTCTGTCTCGCGCTGGGTCGATGGCTGGACCGGCTGATGGGAACGCGCGTGTTTTTCTCGGCGCCGTTTCTGATGATCGGGGCGGCGATCGGTTTCTGGTCGGCATGGAAATGGATGCACCGGCAGCAAAGGAGAGATCGTGACTAA